The sequence below is a genomic window from Ipomoea triloba cultivar NCNSP0323 chromosome 10, ASM357664v1.
TAAAAGTCGTTGGTCACGTCACCTTTCTCCGGATTAAAATATGCTTAAAGAAAACAACCCATCTccggtttcttcttcttgaAGCACGCGAATCTTGCCGGTGATACGCTATCCTTCATATCACCGGAGGCAGACTACTTATCACTGCGCGAGGTGCGTGATAAGTACATGTGCGTATCAGTGGCCCCTTTCTTTACGAATGATAACGACTCGCGTTCAAACCCAAGACTAATTCGTGCAGTTACGTGGCGGGGTTTGCGTCCGCCACCTATCTCACGCGCGCGTCAGCAGTTGCCACGTTCGCTTATCTGAAGGACGGAGATGTGGCTCCGCAGCACGCTCCAGGCCGCGCGTGGAGACCATTGCCTTTTCCGTGAAAGCTCTCTCACGCTGTTTCGGTattcttttctctctcctctctatTTTTATAGGTTGCATAGAGTGGAAATATGACTCATTTCGAGAAAGTTAGCTAAACGACGAGGGGCCCACCGGAAAGCGCAAAAACCTCTCTCTCCTCCGGAGCCGTTCACCGCTCGCCGTTCACGGTTCACGTCTCCGATCtgtactctctctctctccccttcTATATATGTGTCTAAGCTTTGAATCcgaggtgtgtgtgtgtgtgtatgtccGTATGGAGGTATTTTGTTTGATATCGTTTTTGTGATTGAGCTCATATGGTTACGATTTGATTGATAGGTTGTGGAAACCCTAGTTGTTATGTGATTTCTGGCGGTTTGTGAAGTGTTTGATTGCTGAATTTCGTGGATCTGTGAGGTTCTAGAGTCTTCTGAGGGGTTGATCAGTCAAAGTCATGTCTTCCTTGAGCAGGGAGCTGGTTTTTCTCATCCTGCAGTTTTTGGATGAAGAGAAATTCAAGGAAACAGTTCACAagtaatgatttttattttttcttgatttttaacTTACCCAAGAAATGAAGTTCATGAAAATTTTTGACTACTGCTTGCAAATTTGTTTGCTCTCGAAATTTTGGGGTTTTTGAGATTGATTTTGTATTGTATTGGTGATTGATTTTGGAAATGAAGGTTGGAGAAGGAGTCGGGATACTTCTTCAACATGAGGCACTTTGAGGATGCTGTGACAAATGGGGACTGGGATGAGGTAGAGAAGTATTTATCTGGTTTCACCAAGGTTGATGATAACAGATACTCGATGAAAATTTTCTTTGAGATCCGGAAACAGAAGTATCTTGAGGCGCTTGACAAGTAGGTGCCATCTTGTCTTTGTGTAGTTTTATacatctgtttttttttttaaaggaaagaCGTAGTGAATTCTGATCATTGAGGTTGGCCAGTATGTTGGACGTCTGAATCTAGTTTTAAACTTTGCAGGCAAGATCAACCGAAAGCATTGGAAATTCTGACGAAGGATTTGAAGGTGTTCTCCACTTTTAATGAAGAACTGTTTAAGGAAATAACTCTTCTTCTGACTCTGAACAACTTTAGGTATATTCTTAACAAATCTTCTGTTGGGGAAAATGTTATATAGATGTCTTTATACACAACATGATGTTTGAATTAGCTAGCCAATTGAGGGGCTAGCAGCATAGGATGCATAATTGATAGGACATGGACAGTTGAGCAAAATTATTGGGAAGATTCCATTGTTAGATAGTGCATACTGTAACTGGGCTTTTAAATATGTTGGGCACAGATGTGTTGATGTAAGCCATGTAGGTGCAGCTGGCACTTGCTAGGGCAGAAAAAGGAAATTGGAAAGCTTACACAAGGGAGTAACTCAAATCATTATAATTGACTCATTAAATGCTATTTATTGCAGACTCACTCAATATTACCCATCCATTTACTTCTTCTCCCTAAAGATTGAATCCCCAACTCCAAGGACCCCCATACCCCGACAAAGCATGTGAGatgagaggatgtaaatcacgtTAACTTAGTAGCTCAGTAGACAGGGCCAAATGCCAGTGCGCACAAGGGGTCTGCCCACTTTGGGCATAATCCCACACTGACGCTGTCGAGTCTCTAACCTTGTACCCATCCATTTACTTGTTTTGGTGTTTAGCAGTAGTATCTCACTCTGCCAGCAAGAGAATTCACAAGATAAATATTTTGGTCCAGTCCAATTATAGTCAGTGATATGGAAGTGAAGCAACCATCTAGACTTGGGGATTTATGAAAAGTAGGATGAAAATACAACATACTTTTCCAAAAGTATGGATTCACATGTTTCTCCAAGTCAATTTGTGAGTCATTGTAATGTCTACATAGTATGTGGGCGTGGTCTATGAAACACCTTCTGTATGTTTATTAGTAGTTTTTGACATTGATGCATATTTTGAACTTCAGGGAGAACGAACAGCTATCGAAGTATGGGGATACCAAATCAGCTAGGGCCATAATGCTTGTTGAGTTAAAAAAGTTAATCGAGGCAAATCCACTTTTTCGCGATAAGCTTCAGCTTCCTAGCTTAAAGAACTCTCGACTGCGGACACTGATCAACCAGAGGTTGGTGGAAACAAAATATATTCCTTCTATTGGTTCCCTCATCAATAGAAACTCTAAAGTTTTCTTTTTGAACTATTGTGGTGTTTATGATAGCGCAGTCTGAATTGGCAGCACCAGCTGTGCAAGAACCCAAAGCCTAATCCTGATATAAAGACCCTCTTTGTAGACCACACTTGTGGACAACCAAATGGTGCTCGGGCTCCATCTCCTGTCACTAATCCTCTGATTGGTTCCATGCCTAAAGTGGGCGGCTTCCCACCTCTAGGTGCCCATGGTGTAAGTATGCCCAATGCATCTATTTGTTTTTCTATTGCTAGGGAAAGTTCAAAACTTCTATTTTAGCATACTATTgagtttctatttttttttttgccattttTGTTAGCCATTTCAGCCAGCACCTGCACCAATTGCTTCATCTCTTGGAGGATGGATGGCCAATCCGCCCTCTATGCCACATCCAGCTGTTTCTGGTGGGCCAATAGGTCTAAGCCCTCCTAATAATGCTGGTAAATTTGTTTTCCTATTAATTGAAACATGTCTCTGTTCATGCAATCATTGATATTTTTCTTTAGTGCTGTTTTACCTTCCATTCTTCTAAGAATTCTTGTTAAATTTGACTGATTATGTGATTACAGCATCTATGCTAAAGCGTCCTAGGACCCCTCCTGGTAATAATCCTGCACTGGACTATCAAACTGCAGATTCTGAACAGGTGCTGAAGAGGCCAAGACCTTTTGGAATGCCTGAGGAGGTACTCAATATGCGAGTTAATTAGGCCCCTTAATTAGTCTCTTAGaattttttcattgttttggaGCTGTCTTacatttcatttatatatacgTGATTTTAGTCACCATATAACCATATTAGGAATTAGGATAAATCAATTCCCTTCTAGTGCATTCTATCTTTAGGCATTTTAATGTCTAGTTGAGTCTCACTTGTATAGTGCTGTCTAATTTGGTATTGAAATGttgatattttgaaattattataaaactgTTTGTCTGGTctctaatttattaaattttctagtgcatgttattaatatttgttatgGATATGTGCAGGCCAACAATCTCCCTGTTAATATACTGCCTGTCATGTATTCTGGACAGAACCATGCTCGCCCGATGTATTCTTCTGATGACTTACCCAGGACAGTAGTAGCAAATTTGAATCAGGGTTCTACTGCTAAAAGCATGGATTTTCACCCTGTGCAACAAACTCTGCTACTTGGTAAGCTAACTAAGCTTTGTATCTGATAAATTTGTGTCATGCAATTATTGTTTTTGCTTTTAATACAAAGCTTGGTTTTGGTTTGTTATTAAATCTTTATTGTCTTGGCCAAAACATGGCTTTCATACTGGATTTTGATTGTTGTAACTTGTAACTAACCATTGTATTCCAGTTGGAACAAATACCGGTGATATTGCTATATGGGATGTTGCCAGCAGAGAGAGGCTTGCATTTAGAAGTTTTAAGGTTTGGGATGTTGCAGCTTGTTCATTGACTCTGCAAGTAAGTTGTTTGTCTGAGTTCTGACTTAGAAAGAAGAATGAAAGTAATTTATCACTATGGCATAAGGCATTTCTCTGTTATTCTCTTTGCTTATCTGTCATGGCTCATGTGTATATTTGTTGCATATAGGCTTCGTTGGCCAATGAATGTACTGCATCTGTCAACCGTGTGGCCTGGAGTCCTGATGGCACTCTTTTAGGTATGCATTCACAGTACTATTCTCTCTTGTCTTTTCTACTCTGGGCAAGGGGCAGGTAGAGTTTGCTGGGGTTGACCAAAATGGATTGTTTTAAGTGATAGAAGGGCTTctgattttaaaaatagaatttctgCTTTCATAGGATAGGAGAACCTTAAAATTTGTTCTGATCTAAAACCAAAgactaatttaaattattgGAGGTTCTGATTTCTTTATGTTCATTATGGATCTCTTTTATGATTCAGGTGTTGCATATTCGATGCACATTATTCATTTGTTCTCCTACCATGGAGGTGATGATCTACGCAACCACCTTGAGGTTTGTGTTGAATCTTCTAATCTTTCTATTAGACTTTGTATTTCAATTGGTTGTCTGATCTCATAACTCATAGGGTTTATATGACTCTAGTTGATATAATTGTTTCAGATTGATGCACATGTTGGAAATGTTAGTGATCTTGCATTCTCTCATCCGAATAAACAATTGTGTGTTATAACTTGTGGAGAGGACAAGACTATTaaggtatttattatttttatgaactaTTTGAGATTGATACAACTTGCATATTGAAACTTATGTGGTTGCTTTAGGTATGGGATGCTGCCTCTGGCTCCAAGCAATATATTTTTGAGGGTCATGAGGCACCTGTCTATTCAGTATGCCCTcactataaagaaaatatccAGGTAACAATTTGTTATGGGTTTTCAATAATTAGGCATTTATTAATGATTTATATAATCAGATCAAGGTTGAGACATAAAGTTGCATGCCTCTTGGTTCTCTTGATTTTCCTTTTATACTTCTCTGGGGAAGGAGACAAGGTTGTTGTATTCTGTTGGCTGCCACAAGGCTGCTGCAGTTAGGAGCTATGATTGGAAGTACATAAATAACTTTTTCTCAGTTGAGGAAAGGGAATTTGTGaacaaattttcttcttttaggTCTTTTTTCAGAATAAATTTGTTTCTTCTAATAAAATATCTGTTTTTCTGCTTTAGTTCATCTTCTCTACTGCTATTGATGGGAAGATTAAAGCATGGTTATATGATAATATGGGTTCAAGAGTTGATTATGATGCCCCTGGGCATTCTTGCACAACAATGGCCTATAGTGCTGATGGCACAAGGTAAGATAAACTTGTAAATGCTTCTGTCTTGTTCATATGGCCATCAATATGATATGTTTTTAGTTGTAAGTTGTGAGTATTCACTTTTGGTCAACAACAAATTGTAGGCTCTTTTCATGTGGTACTAGTAAAGATGGTGAGTCATACATTGTGGAGTGGAATGAAAGTGAAGGGGCCGTAAAGAGGAAGTATCTTGGTCTAGGGAAGAGATCTGTCGGAGTTGTGCAATTCGATACAACAAAGAACAGATTCTTGGCTGCTGGGGATGAGTTTGTAATCAAATTCTGGGACATGGATAATGTGAATCTCTTGACAACTATAGATGCTGAGGGTGGATTGACAGTGAGAACTAGACCTTCATCTTTACAAATCTCCAATGCATGCATAGATAGCTTTTCATGTTTTATTTTaatccattttcaggcctctcCTTGCATCCGGTTTAATAAGGAAGGGATGCTGTTAGCTGTATCAACCAGTGATAATGGTATTAAAATACTGGCAAATGCAGATGGAGTCCGTCTGATTCGTGCTACTGAAAGCCATGCTCTTGATCCTTCTAGAGTTGTTTCAAAGGTATGACTTGTCTTGATCTTTTAATTTCAAATCTAAGAAACACATTGGTTTTCACATTTATGATTCTCAGCAGGCCCCAATGATCACCTCATATGCTTCTAATTCTACCGCTGGAACAAGCAATGCCGCTGCAGATAGGAACGCACGGGTCACACCTATTGTTGCACTGGTAACTTTGCTATATATCTCATTTGGTTGAGTGAGTAAGCTAAACCACATGTTTCTTGAAACAACacaattataagaaaattaattaatttgcattTTGGTAAGGAGTTCATGCTTCTGATTGAAGCTGGAGCATGTTTTTGCCTTTATGATGAGTCTCTGGATATTAGTAGATTGATTATTGATGTAAATATTTTGTAGAATGGAGATAATTCCTGCAGCTTGCAAGATGTGAAACCTAGGATTTCTGATGAGCTGGAGAAGTCTAAGATTTGGAAGCTGACTGAAATTAGTGAACCAGGCCAACTTCGTACTTTGAAGCTTCCGGACAACTCATTGCCTGTAAGGGTATGTCTGTGCTGTAATCCTATCTCTATTTCTGGTGTGATAATTATATCTAGAGATTTCTCTTGGCCTTCCTATAGTGTGCCAGCCATTAGCGCATTATCACTTAAATCACTTGAAAGACTCCATCTATGAGTTGTATGAAACTATTGTACGAGAATGAATCTGCTTCACTCCTCTCTGAGGATGGATGAAGGTGTGTAGCACGTGGACAATCAAAGCAATTTTAATTAAGTCTTGGGTAGTTGGATGATTGTTCTCTCTTTTTGTGTCTAAAAAGGAACCATGGAAAAagtgaaaagagaagaaaaaagaagtaaacGGGCTTGTGGGTGTTTAGGGTTATCAGAGAAAAAGAACAAATTGATTCTCATTTAAAAactgtttttaaatttgacatTTGATAATATGATCAATATTGCCTGATTGTTCCTTGCGACATATTATTCTCTAAGATTAAAATGATCTAACTGTAGCTGTTTAGGTGTCACCTCTTATAGTCTTTCTCCCCCTTAATTGAAGtacatttgttttttgtttttaatacaTCCTCATTAATCTATGCATATATAACTACTTGGAGCATTACCATGGAActcattttattgttttatgcACATTTATGAATTCTTATCAGTGTGCTCTTTATGTATGTTTGTGGTTTAAGGGATGGTTTCACTGGCTTGCAATGCCCAATCGCCCATTGTTACTCAATTTAATACAATCATTTAACCAATTTGTAATGTCCATTTCAGATTATTAgattaatatatacaaattctGGAGGTGCAATTTTGGCTCTGGCATATAATGCAATACACAAACTTTGGAAATGGCAGAGGACTGAAAGAAACACATTTGGAAAGGTAGTTGAACTTTGTGCTAAGTCTCTTTTCCTATTCtctcatcaatttctttttgttgCTTTTGATGTATGATTGTGTAATTTGTTTGACAATCCAGGCTACAACTACTGTAGCACCTCAATTGTGGCAGCCTGCTAGTGGGATCTTAATGACCAATGATATAAGCGAAACAAACATTGAAGAGGCTGTTCCTTGTTTTGCACTTTCAAAGAATGACTCTTATGTTATGTCAGCATCAGGTGGAAAAATTTCCTTGTTCAATATGATGACTTTCAAGGTAGTGCTCTCTGATTCTGTTCTTCGATTTTCTTAGATAATAGATATAGTGCCAGAACAATGTTAATTGGCCATGACCAATAATCCAAAgaactctttatttttaatttttatttgactatttttatGATATGTTTCCTTGCAGACAATGACAACTTTCATGGCACCTCCACCTGCAGCAACAAGTCTTGCCTTTCATCCTCAGGATAATAATGTTATTGCTATTGGCATGGATGACTCTTCGATACAAATTTACAATGTTCGCGTTGATGAGGTCCAATACTGTGAATATATGTGCATgagataatttttattttgaagacAGTTATCATTCTAGCTAATTGTTCAATTCTTACGTTTTATAGGTTAAAAGCAAGCTTAAAGGTCATCAGAAGAGAGTAACTGGCTTAGCCTTTTCCAATGTTCTGAATGTTCTTGTATCAGCTGGAGCTGATGCTCAGGTACATTCTCTCTGTACTTGGCAGGCCAGCAGACAACTGCCAtatcattttgttaataagcaATTACGTACTAAAATGTTTGTCACCATTACCATTACGGCCTGTCAATATGTCATCATCTCCCTTTCTTTCTATACCACTTTTACTTCTTTGCAGAAACTAAACTTATATATTCTGaggattttaaatattttctgcAAGTTTCTTTGCGGAGATTACACCTAGAAAGTAAGACTTGCAGTGCAAAGAAACTGTGTATATTCACTTACCtttcttcaattcattttaATTCTCAGCTGTGTGTTTGGAGCATGGATGGATGGGAGAAGAAGGCTAGTAAGTTTTTACAAAATCCTTCAGGTCGTGCGCCAAATCCTGTCACTCAGACCCATGTTCAATTTCATCAAGATCAGATACATGTGTTGGTTGCACATGAGTCGCAGATAGCTATATATGAGGCATCAAAGCTAGAGTGCGTAAAGCAGGTAGGTTTGTACACTATATATTCTACAAGCAATGCAATAATGATTCATGTTATTTAACTGCCTGCATAAAGAATTTGAATTTACTACTCGAGTCTCGATCTCAAGTAGTGCTAAAAACAAATTGAAATGGATGATGATGTCTTGTTGAACATAAATGTGGTTCTGGCAGTGGGTTCCCCAAGATTCTACACTCGCAATCACAAATGCAGTGTTCTCATGTGATAGCCAGTCTGTATATGCATGCTTTGAAGATGGAAGCGTCAACGTTTTCTCAGCCAGTGCCATGTCTCTCAAATTGAGGTGTCGCATCCATCCTACTGCCTACTTACCTTCAAACCCGAGGTATGCCTCTTACCTTAACAACAGAACTGAATCAAAACAAGTAGAATATAATATACGCATCCTCAGTTTCTGTAATTGTGATTTGACAGTTCCAGGGTGTTTCCCCTCGTCGTTGCTGCTCATCCATCCGAAGCTAACCAGTTTGCGCTAGGCCTTACCGATGGCAGTGTGCATGTTGTTGAACCACTGCAATCAGAAGGAAAGTGGGGCACCGTTCCCCCACCGGAAAATGGTGCAGGCACTAGCATGAGCCCTGCCGCCGCTGCTGGTTCTGATCAACCTTCAAGGTAGTGGACAAATCTTAACTCTAAAGAGGCCTTCTTGTTTGATTCTTCCTAGGATGTCGTCATAGATTGGTAGCACATACAGCTCCAGATGagacagacagacagacagaGAGACATTGTGAAATATTGAATAGGTAGGATGGGTGGGGGAGAAAAAGATGAAATGTTGATAGAGGCATAAATGTAAGACATGTGAAAGAAATAGGAAGTACCGTATCGGGCTGGCAAGAAATTTTCCTTGTTTTGtgcatttcttttaatttatccaaataatgttcatttatataatataatatatataagctTCTTTGTTAATTGTATGTGGTTTTGGTTGTGCACTTGTGCTTGATTCCCTCAAGATGTCTGTTTACTTATGTATTGTATTCAGTACTGCACCAGAAGTGGCACAAGGTTCCAAGGTATTTAGTACAAGGTTTTTCTTCGCAGTAGATGAATTGAATATAATTCTATGCACTAAAGAACAAATAAAATGCTAATAAAGTATTctgattttattaaataattaaaaaacagTCAAATTAATCGTTAAATAATTAAGTTGCATGTGTTGTATAAGTTCCTCATTATTATTTGTGCTCCATGTATACATGTTATGCCATACATAATACATTTAAGTTAGTATTTTCCGTATAAGTTATTGGCAATGCCGAAATGTTATATTTGCATATTGGtaggatttttttattttatttttgaatgtgTTTAGAGTATATTTCAAAAGTTAGAGTTCAAAGAAAATTATTCACTCACAAACACATTTTCTAAAGAACTATATGTTAGACACCCTACATAATCACTCCCTATTAACCACTCATTAACATACCACTGTTTTATTGATTACATAAATTTCTTATTAGCTCTAACTCATGATAAAATTGGCTAATCTAccctacaattttaataagagccaataaagttagggctCTAACGGCAAGGAAAAAATGTTGgtggtaattatttacttaaatgaatggttcatatcattttgattttaataaattttaatgattttccttctttaccctctattatattattttcttctcttaaatAACCTCACATTCCGTTAGTATGAACTTTaataacggaatattccgttaacttttaacttattaatttctataagaaaggtcttaagttcgaactacatcccaatcagagttggcataattgttaaacatataccaCAAATATGTTacagtatattattgaaaagtaagtacCACACTTTATTActctaattaaattatataaattagcagttacaacaaaaaaaaaaatacggagtaatacttatgtaatttttacaaaattgcaaacatttattttagtcaCAATTATAATCTAACctttcatatattatcttgcattcatatactttgaattaccaatttaaataaacaaattcaacattcaattacatatgcatgaacatatcatatataatcttgtattgatatactttgaaatacaaaaataaacattgggcattattcTATTTGCGCAATGCGTGGAAAAACTAGTTCCTAATAAGTATTTTCTTTTgctaaaattactaattaaacCAGGCCAGCTCTATAAGTCTATACTTCCTGAAGTGGAGGGTGGGGATGTATTTGGTGTGGTGAAGTGTCACCCCATACCATGCGGTTTTTTCGTCGCGGTCTTCTTTTTCATGCACATCGAGTTTGCCCTCCGCATGATCCCATCGGGTTCTCGCCATTGGATTTCGGCTTCATCGCCACTATTCCTCTTAACCGCATGCTTGCTTCTCACCCCAATGTTAACCATCTTCTTGCTGCCCTCAATACGGTGCACTCCCATACATCCTTCCTTCTTCTTTTAagttgcactttttttttaatactccaAACAATACCAACAATTGAACAAAGGGACTCGGAGGTGGCTGATTTAATTGATCATCAACCCATATTGGGATAATGATTTAATTTCTAAAGTATTCATGAGCAGAAATGTGGGATTAATGTGGATATGGAGGATATTTGGTTTTGGCATGGTGATATAAGGGGTAACTATACGGTTAAAAATGGATATAGAAGGCTACGAGAAGTTCCCATCCACTTTCAATTGGAACACTCTTTTGAAAACTTAACAATTAACATAGCATCAAAGTGGAAAGATTTTATGTggagaggaggaggaagagctcATTTATGCTTTCATAACTTGTCCTTTTGCTTCACAAATATGGAACTTATATTTCCACTACAGGAAGGAGAGGGTTTCATGCATTGGGTGGATAGGTCATAGGTGGTTGAGCGTAATAGATGGTGTGTCCAACCTAAAACGTGTGGGGTAACGGTTCTTCATGCAATTTGGATTGCGAGAAATTAAACCAAGCAGTGTGGAACGCTTGTAGACCGTGTGGTCTAACCAAATTTCGAGTTGAGATAGACTGCTTAATTCTTTGTAATAGTTTAGTCAATTTCAGTAGTGATCGGTCTTATACCGacttaattatttatgattgtATTCAATTTTTAGATGCGATTAGTGATTGCGAGGTCCAAGCTTTTTAGGCTTACGAAAGCAAATAGTGCATTGATGGCTCACTCTGTATGGTGTCAGGAACCTCCAAGCTTTTTAGGCTTTAGCcttctttaatatatttcatcatttacctttaaaaataaaaaaacaaaaaaaaaactccataaTTTTAAAGAATATGATGTTTCTAGCTATTTGAATTGAAGTTTGTTGTAATTTTTGGATGCTCCTACATTTACCACTTAGACTATCCTTATCCCATCCAACTTTTCCTTTGCTAGATGAGGTGGTAGTGTGGCAcattggaatttttatttttatttttattttttatatgatgACATGGTTAGCAAACGGTAACAAGTTTGCTAATATGACAAAAGGTTGCTTGTTGTGGTAGccttttgtacttttttttaaaaatatatttttttgctttcgtttttaattttgtatttattttattttgatgtgATGTGAATGTGTGATCCTTTTTTAAAGTAAGAGAGTATTGTAGATGTAGAAAAATAGTAAAAGAATTGTAAATTTGGTGATGTGAaatttttgaaagtgagagagtattgcaAGGGTAAGGAGAAACTTATAAACTTGTCAAATTTTAGTGACAAATGTATGTTGTAGGAGCATTATTAAACATTTTCCTAAtatttgtttgataaaatgaaAGGGATAATTAGAGATTAGATGACAATGTAGTTGAGTGTGTCGGGAGAAAATGCATTCATAAATCTACTCTCAATCCCCTCTGAGAGTGTGGGGGAGTTTTTAAAAAGAGTAATGGTACACATTCTTTAAAAAAAgatctaattttttttcctaacgTAACCCTATCTAATTGAGTTCTttataatatttgataaaaaGTTAATGTGATCAATCAATTCACGTCACTCAATAAATATTAGTTATATCAtgagaaaaaattattaagaaacaTATGAAgagaaaataacattatatttttctttacaaAATCGACCTCACTCCACCAAATACTAAATGGTACCTactaagaaattattattttttatcttattaaattattttttttaaaaagtaatagtATTAAAACTATTTAcatataataattttcatttcctattcatccaatttttcatttctctaattttttcattaaatacaatcatcTATCCCATATGAC
It includes:
- the LOC116032015 gene encoding topless-related protein 4-like isoform X2 — its product is MSSLSRELVFLILQFLDEEKFKETVHKLEKESGYFFNMRHFEDAVTNGDWDEVEKYLSGFTKVDDNRYSMKIFFEIRKQKYLEALDKQDQPKALEILTKDLKVFSTFNEELFKEITLLLTLNNFRENEQLSKYGDTKSARAIMLVELKKLIEANPLFRDKLQLPSLKNSRLRTLINQSLNWQHQLCKNPKPNPDIKTLFVDHTCGQPNGARAPSPVTNPLIGSMPKVGGFPPLGAHGPFQPAPAPIASSLGGWMANPPSMPHPAVSGGPIGLSPPNNAASMLKRPRTPPGNNPALDYQTADSEQVLKRPRPFGMPEEANNLPVNILPVMYSGQNHARPMYSSDDLPRTVVANLNQGSTAKSMDFHPVQQTLLLVGTNTGDIAIWDVASRERLAFRSFKVWDVAACSLTLQASLANECTASVNRVAWSPDGTLLGVAYSMHIIHLFSYHGGDDLRNHLEIDAHVGNVSDLAFSHPNKQLCVITCGEDKTIKVWDAASGSKQYIFEGHEAPVYSVCPHYKENIQFIFSTAIDGKIKAWLYDNMGSRVDYDAPGHSCTTMAYSADGTRLFSCGTSKDGESYIVEWNESEGAVKRKYLGLGKRSVGVVQFDTTKNRFLAAGDEFVIKFWDMDNVNLLTTIDAEGGLTASPCIRFNKEGMLLAVSTSDNGIKILANADGVRLIRATESHALDPSRVVSKAPMITSYASNSTAGTSNAAADRNARVTPIVALNGDNSCSLQDVKPRISDELEKSKIWKLTEISEPGQLRTLKLPDNSLPVRIIRLIYTNSGGAILALAYNAIHKLWKWQRTERNTFGKATTTVAPQLWQPASGILMTNDISETNIEEAVPCFALSKNDSYVMSASGGKISLFNMMTFKTMTTFMAPPPAATSLAFHPQDNNVIAIGMDDSSIQIYNVRVDEVKSKLKGHQKRVTGLAFSNVLNVLVSAGADAQLCVWSMDGWEKKASKFLQNPSGRAPNPVTQTHVQFHQDQIHVLVAHESQIAIYEASKLECVKQWVPQDSTLAITNAVFSCDSQSVYACFEDGSVNVFSASAMSLKLRCRIHPTAYLPSNPSSRVFPLVVAAHPSEANQFALGLTDGSVHVVEPLQSEGKWGTVPPPENGAGTSMSPAAAAGSDQPSR
- the LOC116032015 gene encoding topless-related protein 4-like isoform X1 — encoded protein: MSSLSRELVFLILQFLDEEKFKETVHKLEKESGYFFNMRHFEDAVTNGDWDEVEKYLSGFTKVDDNRYSMKIFFEIRKQKYLEALDKQDQPKALEILTKDLKVFSTFNEELFKEITLLLTLNNFRENEQLSKYGDTKSARAIMLVELKKLIEANPLFRDKLQLPSLKNSRLRTLINQSLNWQHQLCKNPKPNPDIKTLFVDHTCGQPNGARAPSPVTNPLIGSMPKVGGFPPLGAHGPFQPAPAPIASSLGGWMANPPSMPHPAVSGGPIGLSPPNNAASMLKRPRTPPGNNPALDYQTADSEQVLKRPRPFGMPEEANNLPVNILPVMYSGQNHARPMYSSDDLPRTVVANLNQGSTAKSMDFHPVQQTLLLVGTNTGDIAIWDVASRERLAFRSFKVWDVAACSLTLQASLANECTASVNRVAWSPDGTLLGVAYSMHIIHLFSYHGGDDLRNHLEIDAHVGNVSDLAFSHPNKQLCVITCGEDKTIKVWDAASGSKQYIFEGHEAPVYSVCPHYKENIQFIFSTAIDGKIKAWLYDNMGSRVDYDAPGHSCTTMAYSADGTRLFSCGTSKDGESYIVEWNESEGAVKRKYLGLGKRSVGVVQFDTTKNRFLAAGDEFVIKFWDMDNVNLLTTIDAEGGLTASPCIRFNKEGMLLAVSTSDNGIKILANADGVRLIRATESHALDPSRVVSKQAPMITSYASNSTAGTSNAAADRNARVTPIVALNGDNSCSLQDVKPRISDELEKSKIWKLTEISEPGQLRTLKLPDNSLPVRIIRLIYTNSGGAILALAYNAIHKLWKWQRTERNTFGKATTTVAPQLWQPASGILMTNDISETNIEEAVPCFALSKNDSYVMSASGGKISLFNMMTFKTMTTFMAPPPAATSLAFHPQDNNVIAIGMDDSSIQIYNVRVDEVKSKLKGHQKRVTGLAFSNVLNVLVSAGADAQLCVWSMDGWEKKASKFLQNPSGRAPNPVTQTHVQFHQDQIHVLVAHESQIAIYEASKLECVKQWVPQDSTLAITNAVFSCDSQSVYACFEDGSVNVFSASAMSLKLRCRIHPTAYLPSNPSSRVFPLVVAAHPSEANQFALGLTDGSVHVVEPLQSEGKWGTVPPPENGAGTSMSPAAAAGSDQPSR